In Lewinellaceae bacterium, a single window of DNA contains:
- the rsmH gene encoding 16S rRNA (cytosine(1402)-N(4))-methyltransferase RsmH gives MAYHEPVLASESIGALAIRPEGVYVDATFGGGGHSGLILEKLGPEGRLLGFDQDEDALANVPGDERFTFVHHNFRFMKRFLRLHRINEVDGILADLGVSSHQLDVPERGFSYRFDAALDMRMSRQQEKTAATVVNSYGPDALQEVFSRYGEVRNARTLAQRIAEEREHRPIETIGAFLAVVEPIVRGHRARYLSQVFQALRIEVNDEMGALKEFLEQALDVLKPGGRLAVITYHSIEDRMVKNFLKAGNFEGRQEKDFFGNIQRPFKVIAKKGVTPSEEEIRRNPRARSASLRVGEKL, from the coding sequence ACGCTACCTTCGGGGGCGGCGGCCACTCCGGCCTTATCCTTGAAAAGCTGGGGCCGGAAGGGCGCCTGCTGGGTTTCGACCAGGACGAGGATGCGCTGGCAAACGTGCCGGGCGATGAACGGTTTACTTTCGTTCACCACAATTTTCGGTTCATGAAACGCTTTCTGCGCTTGCACCGTATAAATGAGGTGGACGGCATCCTGGCCGACCTGGGAGTTTCTTCTCATCAGCTGGATGTGCCGGAACGGGGCTTTTCCTACCGCTTCGACGCCGCACTGGATATGCGCATGAGCCGGCAACAGGAAAAAACGGCCGCAACGGTGGTCAATTCCTACGGGCCGGATGCATTGCAGGAGGTATTCAGCCGCTATGGGGAAGTGCGCAACGCCAGAACGCTGGCCCAGCGCATCGCCGAAGAACGGGAACACCGCCCGATCGAAACCATCGGGGCGTTCCTGGCAGTAGTGGAACCAATCGTCCGGGGGCATCGGGCCCGCTATCTGTCTCAGGTGTTTCAGGCCCTGCGCATTGAAGTGAACGACGAGATGGGCGCCCTGAAGGAGTTTCTGGAACAAGCTCTGGACGTACTCAAACCCGGCGGCAGGCTGGCGGTCATTACTTATCATTCTATTGAGGACCGGATGGTGAAAAATTTCCTGAAAGCGGGTAACTTTGAAGGGCGGCAGGAAAAAGACTTTTTCGGCAATATCCAACGCCCGTTTAAAGTCATTGCCAAAAAGGGGGTGACACCCTCGGAGGAGGAAATCCGCCGAAACCCCCGGGCGCGCAGCGCCAGCCTGAGGGTGGGAGAAAAACTTTAA